TCGACACCGCCATGGGCCAGGCCAGCCACAGCCTGGGCGATGGCTCGCCGAACAGCGTCACGTTGGAGTGCAAGGTCAACTACATCCGCCCGGTGACCGATGGCGAGCTGCGCTGTCGCGCCTGGGTGGTGCATGGCGGCCGGCGGACCCAGGTGCTCGAAGCCGAGGTGCACCAGGGCGACAAGCTGATCGCCAAGGCCCAGGCGACCTTCGCCTGCCTTTGAATAAAGCGGCAAGCTTCAAGCGGCAAGCCCCAAGAAGGAGCACGTCCGGCTTTCTCTTGCAGCGTGTGGCTTGAAGCTTGCCGCTTCCCACCCCATATTGGGCCGACTGTCGCGTGAAGGAATCCACAAGTTGAGCGCTCTTCTCACCCACCGCCTGGCATTGTTGGCCGAGCCGCCCCACCTGCCGCTGCTCAGTCAATGCCTGCACGGGATCGAACGCGAATGCCTGCGCGTCGACGCTCGCGGTCAGCTGGCGATGACCCCGCACCCTGCCGCCATAGGCTCGGCGCTGACCCATCCGCAGATCACCACCGATTATTCCGAGGCGCTGCTGGAATTCATCACCGGCACCGATCAGGACCCGCAGAACACCCTGGCCGAGCTCGAAGCGATCCATCGTTTCACCTACGCCAAGCTGGGCGACGAGTACCTCTGGAGTCCGTCGATGCCCTGTCCGCTGCCGAGCGAAGCGGACATTCCGATCGCCGAGTACGGCAGCTCCAACATCGGCCGGCTCAAGCACGTCTACCGCCAGGGCCTGGCGCTGCGCTACGGCAAGACCATGCAGTGCATCGCCGGCATCCACTACAATTTCTCGCTGCCTGAAGAACTCTGGCCGATCCTGCAGGCCGACGACGGCGACCCGCGCTCGGTACAGGATTACCGCTCGACGCGTTACATCGGCCTGATCCGCAACTTCCGCCGCTACAGCTGGCTGCTGATGTACCTGTTCGGCGCCTCGCCGGCGCTGGATGCCGGCTTCCTGCGCGGCCGTGCGCACCAGCTCGAGACGCTCGACGCCGACACGCTCTACCTGCCCTGGGCGACCAGCCTGCGGATGAGCGACCTTGGCTACCAGAACAACGCCCAAGCCGGCCTCACGCCTTGCTACGACGACCTGCCGAGCTATGCCGAAAGCCTCTACCGCGCGGTCTCCACGCCCTATCAGCCCTATGTGGAACTGGGCACCAAGGATGCCGCTGGCAACTGGCAGCAGCTCAACACCAACATTCTGCAGATCGAGAACGAGTACTACTCGAACATCCGCCCGAAACGCGTCACCGCCAGCGGCGAACGCCCGCTGCACGCCTTGCGCGCGCGCGGCATCCAGTACGTCGAAGTGCGCTGCCTGGACATCGATCCGTTCCTGCCGCTGGGCATCGACGCCAACGGGGCGCGCTTCCTCGACGCCTTCCTGCTGTTCTGCGCGCTGCAGGACAGCCCCTGCCTGGTCGAGGGCGAATGCGGCGCCGCCACCGACAACTTCCTCAAGGTGGTCAAGGAAGGCCGGCGCCCGGGGCTCGAGCTGCAGCGTTGTGGCGAGAACGTCCTGCTCAGTGACTGGGCCAGCCAGTTGCTCGACGAGATCGGCCAGGTTGCCGCCCTCCTCGACCGCAGCCATGCTGACTCCCTGCATGCGGATGCGCTTGCCGAGCAGCGCGCCAAGGTCGCCGACAGCAGCCTGACGCCGTCGGCCCGCGTACTCGACGAGTTGCGTCGCAACGGCGAGAGTTTCAGCCAGTTCGCCATGCGCCAGACCCTGGCCCACGCCGATTACTTCCGCAGCCAGGCACCGAGCGCGGCCGAGCTGGCCGAATTCGAGGCCCTATCGCGCCAATCGCTGGCCGAACAGGCGGCACTGGAAGCCCAGCAGGAAACCGATTTCGACCAGTTCGTCGCCGCCTACCAGGCGAGCCTGCTGAGCATTGGGGTCTGAAAAAGCAGCTGCAAGCTCAAAAAGCATCGCCCCGGGGACGGGCGCGCCCTCGCGGCGATGGATTTTTGAAGCTTACAGCGGCTTCTCGAATATCTTCGAATTACGCTGGAAGTTGTACAGCGAAGCCCGCGCGGCCGGCAGGCGGTCGACGCTGATGGGCTCGAAGCCGCGCTCCTGGAACCAATGCGCGGTACGCGTGGTGAGCACGATCAGCTTCTTCAGCCCCAGCTTGCGCGCGCGCTCCTCGATGCGTTCGAGCAACTCGTCGCCGCGGCCGCCATGGCGATATTCCGGGTTGACCGCCAGGCACGCGAGTTCGCCGGCATCCGACTCGGCGATCGGATAGAGCGCCGCGCAGGCGATGATCAGCCCGTCGCGCTCGACGATGCTGAACTGCTCCACCTCGCGCTCGAGCACCTCGCGCGAACGCCGCACCAGGATGCCCTGCTCCTCCAACGGTGTGATCAGATCGATCAGCCCGCCGACATCCTCGATGGTCGCCTCACGCAACTGCTCGAACTGTTCCTGGGTTACCAGCGTGCCGCCGCCGTCACGGGTGAACAGTTCGTTGAGCAAAGCGCCGTTATCGGCATAGCTGACCACATGGCTGCGCCGCACGCCGCCGCGACAGGCCTGCGCGGCGGCGTCGAGCAGCTCGGCCTGGTACTGGCTGCCGAGGCGCTCGACGTAGGCTGGAATCTGCTGCGGACGCAGCTCGCGCACCAGCTTGCCACTTTCGTCGAGCAAGCCGGGCTCGGCGCCGTAGAGCACCAGCTTGTCGGCCTGCAGATCGATGGCCGCGCGGGTGGCGACATCCTCG
This DNA window, taken from Pseudomonas sp. FeN3W, encodes the following:
- the gshA gene encoding glutamate--cysteine ligase — protein: MSALLTHRLALLAEPPHLPLLSQCLHGIERECLRVDARGQLAMTPHPAAIGSALTHPQITTDYSEALLEFITGTDQDPQNTLAELEAIHRFTYAKLGDEYLWSPSMPCPLPSEADIPIAEYGSSNIGRLKHVYRQGLALRYGKTMQCIAGIHYNFSLPEELWPILQADDGDPRSVQDYRSTRYIGLIRNFRRYSWLLMYLFGASPALDAGFLRGRAHQLETLDADTLYLPWATSLRMSDLGYQNNAQAGLTPCYDDLPSYAESLYRAVSTPYQPYVELGTKDAAGNWQQLNTNILQIENEYYSNIRPKRVTASGERPLHALRARGIQYVEVRCLDIDPFLPLGIDANGARFLDAFLLFCALQDSPCLVEGECGAATDNFLKVVKEGRRPGLELQRCGENVLLSDWASQLLDEIGQVAALLDRSHADSLHADALAEQRAKVADSSLTPSARVLDELRRNGESFSQFAMRQTLAHADYFRSQAPSAAELAEFEALSRQSLAEQAALEAQQETDFDQFVAAYQASLLSIGV
- the argA gene encoding amino-acid N-acetyltransferase, which produces MHDYVTWLRDSSPYINSHRDRTFVVMLPGDGLEHANFANIVHDLVLLHSLGVRLVLVFGSRPQIEARLAARGIEPRFHRDLRVTDAPTMECVIDAVGQLRIALEARLSMDMAASPMQGARLRVAGGNFVTARPIGVLDGVDLHHTGEVRRIDRKGIGRLLDERTIVLLSPLGYSPTGEIFNLACEDVATRAAIDLQADKLVLYGAEPGLLDESGKLVRELRPQQIPAYVERLGSQYQAELLDAAAQACRGGVRRSHVVSYADNGALLNELFTRDGGGTLVTQEQFEQLREATIEDVGGLIDLITPLEEQGILVRRSREVLEREVEQFSIVERDGLIIACAALYPIAESDAGELACLAVNPEYRHGGRGDELLERIEERARKLGLKKLIVLTTRTAHWFQERGFEPISVDRLPAARASLYNFQRNSKIFEKPL
- a CDS encoding PaaI family thioesterase, with translation MSIRVEAVGNSSAFGRLLGLEIHQVGNGEAVLGLTMHDGLRNLHGKLHGGALFSLIDTAMGQASHSLGDGSPNSVTLECKVNYIRPVTDGELRCRAWVVHGGRRTQVLEAEVHQGDKLIAKAQATFACL